In one Dermacentor albipictus isolate Rhodes 1998 colony chromosome 4, USDA_Dalb.pri_finalv2, whole genome shotgun sequence genomic region, the following are encoded:
- the LOC135915424 gene encoding dermonecrotic toxin StSicTox-betaIB1i-like — translation MAQASRSRIIAAALLCFVAKRSAAGPANAIQLEELERPFYNIAHMVNSIKEVDQYLRLGANAIEADVTFQSDGTAKQTFHGSPCDCFRNCYMRENIVDYLEYIRKVTGTADAKYKNRVSLLFLDLKVTDLPAPSKLKAGKDISKKLLEHLWYNVDPNNTVNVLLSIGHISDKDVFKGVLETLMKHGDPIIAERVGFDVGLNDPLEDISKMYSELGIDHNRWQGDGVSNCISLFRPANRLKQALRYRDSRTDRSYADKVYHWTIDLSSAIRSSIRLGVDGIITNYPERVSTVLMEAPFKRAVRLASPQDTPWKKANVELLMPGGGGGPISTVLGDVSEVLQQVWAYVVTRLSGHIFRRRSSRDYDAIEADPPMSPRELQEQRYYRWLHKNLA, via the exons ATGGCCCAGGCCAGCAGGAGCCGGATCATCGCAGCCGCGTTGCTGTGTTTTGTTGCAAAG AGATCCGCAGCGGGACCCGCAAATGCCATCCAGCTGGAAGAGCTGGAACGGCCCTTCTACAACATTGCGCACATGGTGAACTCCATCAAGGAGGTGGACCAATACCTGCGACTGGGTGCCAACGCCATCGAGGCCGACGTCACCTTCCAGAGCGACGGCACAGCCAAGCAGACCTTCCATGGGAGCCCCTGCGACTGCTTCCGCAACTGCTATATGCGCGAGAACATCGTCGACTACCTCGAGTACATTCGAAAGGTCACCGGTACGG CGGACGCGAAGTATAAGAACCGGGTGTCGCTGCTCTTCCTGGACCTGAAGGTGACTGACCTGCCTGCACCGAGCAAGCTCAAGGCTGGAAAGGACATCTCCAAGAAGCTTCTCGAACATCTGTGGTATAACG TTGATCCAAACAACACTGTGAACGTGCTGCTCTCTATTGGACACATCAGTGATAAGGACGTGTTCAAAGGTGTCCTCGAGACCTTGATGAAACATGGCGATCCAATCATAGCAGAAAGAGTAG GCTTCGACGTGGGCCTTAACGACCCGCTTGAAGACATATCCAAGATGTACAGCGAGCTGGGCATCGATCACAACAGATGGCAGGGCGACGGCGTGTCCAACTGCATCAGCTTGTTCCGACCGGCCAACCGTCTCAAGCAAGCGCTGCGCTACCGTGACTCCCGCACTGACCGCAGTTACGCGGATAAGGTGTACCACTGGACCATCGACCTCAGCTCCGCCATCCGCAGCTCCATACG GCTTGGAGTGGACGGCATCATAACCAACTACCCGGAACGAGTGTCGACCGTTCTCATGGAGGCCCCGTTCAAGCGGGCCGTCAGGCTGGCAAGTCCGCAAGACACGCCCTGGAAAAAGGCCAACGTCGAACTCCTCATGCCCGGCGGCGGTGGAGGCCCCATCTCCACCGTGCTGGGCGATGTGTCCGAGGTGCTGCAGCAGGTCTGGGCCTACGTGGTTACGCGGCTTTCGGGACACATCTTCCGCCGGCGCAGCTCACGTGATTACGACGCCATCGAGGCAGATCCTCCCATGAGTCCTCGGGAACTGCAGGAACAGCGGTACTACCGGTGGCTTCACAAAAACTTGGCCTGA